The DNA segment TTTCCCCCATTGTGCAATATTCCCCACTGCTGCCTCCCGTAGGAGTCTGGGCCGTGTCTCAGTCCCAGTGTGGCTGATCATCCTCTCAGAACAGCTAGGGATCGTCGCCTTGGTGAGCCATTACCTCACCAACTAGCTAATCCCACCTAGGTTCATCCAATCGCGGAAGGCCCGAAGGTCCCCTCCTTTCCCCCGTAGGGCGTATGCGGTATTAGCAGTCGTTTCCAACTGTTATCCCCCACGACTGGGCAGATCCCTAGGCATTACTCACCCGTCCGCCGCTCGCCACCTCAGGAGTAAACTCCCTTGTGCTGCCGCTCGACTTGCATGTGTTAGGCCTGCCGCCAGCGTTCAATCTGAGCCATGATCAAACTCTTCAATTAAAAGTTTTGTGAACCCGAAGGTTCGGCTCAATGAATTCTGAATCGACTTAACTTAATAAGTCGTTGTACATATTGCTATGAACACTCATTCATTGATTTAAATTTTGATTACTCGCCAAACGGCAGAGTAATTTCGATTAACTCAACACCTGTGAGTGTCCACACAGATTTCTTGTTTAGATTGTTAAAGAGCATTTGACCATTCACTTCACGTTACCGCTCAGCGGGTCAGGGCTGCGTATTCTACGCATTTCCCGAGTCGCGTCAAGGCGTTTTTGCAAACTTCTTGGCGCTTTCGAATCAACTGCACATTTTGCATTCGATTCGCACTGTAACCGCAGTTGCTTTCGCTGTCTGCCGTGTCAGTGGATGCGCATTATAGGCAGCAGAACTTTTTGTGCAAGGGCTTTTTGTCAGAAAATTACGATTAATCATCTAGACGCCTAGATATCCAGCAACATGAATAAAAAAGGGGCTAAACAGCCCCTTTTTTATTCATTTGGTTAACGAAACAGTAACTATGGACTGAAGAATCGCGATTCTTGCTCGACTTCGACTTCTTCGCCATCGATATGGGTTTTCACTTTTATCTCAATGTTAGTCACTGAACGCGAAAGTTCGACCGGATCGACCCCAACACTGATAGGTAGAGTTAACACCTCTCCACCCGCAATCGTCACTGAGGTTGGTCCATACCATTTATAGTTGTTGAGGCCTTCAACACTCATGGTGTATTCATGGGCTTGTTCTGTCTTGTTGAGAATTTTCAGGGTGAAGGTGTTTTCAATCAGCCCTTGATTGTTTTCTCTGTAAAGTTGGTTACGGTCGCGGATGATATCCATACGCACGGGTGCAATCGTCGCGCTCGCGTAGATAAAGATCAGGATCATGGCGGCCAACACCACGCCATAGCCCACCAGCTTAGGACGTAATACCTTCTCTTTAATACCTTCGAGTTTATTTTCGGTGGTATAGCTAATCAGCCCAAGAGGATATCCCATGCGCTCCATGGTTTGGTCACAAGCGTCGATACAGGCGCCGCAGTTAATACATTCGTATTGCAAGCCGTTACGAATATCGATACCCGTTGGACAAACTTGGACACAGAGGTCGCAGTCGATACAGTCGCCTAAGCCCATTTCTTTGGGGTCGGCTTTACGTGAACGCGGGCCTCGGGTCTCACCGCGTTTGGCATCGTAACCAACGATATAGGTGTTTTTATCAAACATAGCCGATTGGAAACGCGCGTACGGGCACATATGGATACACATGATTTCACGCA comes from the Shewanella mangrovisoli genome and includes:
- the ccoG gene encoding cytochrome c oxidase accessory protein CcoG, whose translation is MNAESNNKDYSKTNRIKIHQPDADKADRFNPRNRIYVRAIDGLWSSVRRRMGWVAMLFFLILPWIPWGDRQAVWFNLAEQKFHVFGLTIWPQDLTLLAALFMIAAFALFFVTTYLGRVWCGYTCPQTVWTFMFIWFEEKLEGARNKRIKLDQMPWGFDKIWRKTAKHTAWIVLSLITAMTFVSYFVPSREVYVDVFTLNASGAIYFWVIFFTLATYGNAGWMREIMCIHMCPYARFQSAMFDKNTYIVGYDAKRGETRGPRSRKADPKEMGLGDCIDCDLCVQVCPTGIDIRNGLQYECINCGACIDACDQTMERMGYPLGLISYTTENKLEGIKEKVLRPKLVGYGVVLAAMILIFIYASATIAPVRMDIIRDRNQLYRENNQGLIENTFTLKILNKTEQAHEYTMSVEGLNNYKWYGPTSVTIAGGEVLTLPISVGVDPVELSRSVTNIEIKVKTHIDGEEVEVEQESRFFSP